The proteins below are encoded in one region of Belonocnema kinseyi isolate 2016_QV_RU_SX_M_011 chromosome 3, B_treatae_v1, whole genome shotgun sequence:
- the LOC117169749 gene encoding uncharacterized protein LOC117169749 yields the protein MGLTRVISLYCVEIICDTIPCIKKESWIDELRKKDIFLSDVGSQQNSIDVLIGADVAGKLLTGKKYVPRNGLTAFETLLGCTVMEKLPEQRTGKLEAAAILTSFFIQEAGISDLWRLDVLGITDPIQNQDDLLKDENTRNFVRNTGKIIPEGRYEVRLPWKDDHAPLSENYDVAEQRLKISIGKLNKPNVSSAYNNVFESWLAENIIEAVLEAEISRKGRYLQHRPVIMLNSTTKIRPVFDVSASKRGSP from the coding sequence ATGGGTCTTACTCGTGTAATTTCTCTGTATTGTGTCGAGATAATCTGCGATACAATTCCATGTATTAAGAAAGAGTCATGGATTGACGAATTGCGTAAGAAAGATATTTTCTTATCTGATGTCGGAAGTCAACAAAATTCAATTGATGTTTTGATAGGCGCGGACGTTGCCGGTAAATTGTTGACGGGAAAGAAATATGTTCCAAGAAATGGGTTAACTGCGTTTGAAACTTTATTAGGTTGCACAGTCATGGAAAAATTACCGGAGCAGCGTACTGGAAAATTGGAAGCTGCTGCCATTCTTACGAGTTTTTTCATCCAAGAGGCCGGTATTTCCGATTTGTGGCGGTTGGATGTTCTCGGTATCACGGATCCTATACAAAACCAAGATGATTTGTTGAAGGATGAAAATACGCGAAATTTTGTGAGAAATACAGGGAAAATTATCCCGGAAGGTCGGTATGAAGTAAGATTACCGTGGAAAGATGATCACGCGCCCTTGTCTGAGAATTACGACGTTGCTGAACAGAGATTAAAAATTAGTATAGGGAAGTTGAATAAGCCAAACGTATCATCAGCATATAATAATGTTTTTGAGTCGTGGTTAGCTGAAAATATAATCGAAGCGGTCCTCGAAGCAGAGATTTCGCGCAAGGGTCGTTATTTGCAACATCGCCCAGTCATAATGTTGAATAGCACGACTAAGATTAGGCCCGTATTTGACGTGTCGGCTAGTAAACGAGGAAGTCCATAA